In one window of Fodinibius salicampi DNA:
- the polX gene encoding DNA polymerase/3'-5' exonuclease PolX, which produces MPVTNDEIAERLREIYQLMQLAGENRFRAIAFDRAAQTIESLNDDINDYIENDSLTDIKGIGDSIAEDIRSYAETGTIEVLESLRERIPEGVIKWLDISGLGPKNIAKIHKELGISELEELKEACEDGRVASLDGLGEKSAQKILKSIEWMQQFDKRCRLDEAVEIADPMYNFLRDQEGVEAIEVAGSLRRSKETIGDVDILIGAEEKYIKDLFDTFVGHDLVVEVLGRGDTKSSIRTKDGRQVDLRIVSPDQFPAALMYFTGSKEHNVVLRQRARERGLSLNEYGLFELNEEGDTDFNEPIDYSSETDIYQKLDLHFIPPELREDRGEISFFEQHEEMDLVTTEDIQGVIHAHSTWSDGKYSIRQMAEGCIERGYTYLGISDHSQTAAYAGGLSPDEVKQQWEEIDRLNEEFLEEGTDFHIFKGIESDILSDGSLDYEDSLLEGFDFVIASVHSGLGMDREKMMERFRNAIKHPATRIVGHPTGRLLLKRDGSDLNMNELIELAAKHNTAIEINANPHRLDLDWRHGNKARETLLMSSINPDAHSIDGIDHIPYGVRIARKGKFEKERILNTKSVEEFRKWLVGT; this is translated from the coding sequence ATGCCTGTAACAAATGATGAAATTGCTGAACGCCTTCGCGAAATATATCAGCTGATGCAGCTGGCAGGCGAAAACCGCTTTAGGGCTATCGCTTTTGACCGGGCGGCCCAGACCATCGAATCGCTCAATGACGATATCAACGACTATATTGAAAACGATTCACTGACCGATATTAAGGGCATCGGAGACTCCATTGCCGAGGATATTCGTTCGTACGCTGAAACGGGCACTATTGAAGTGCTAGAGTCGCTCCGAGAACGCATTCCGGAGGGCGTTATTAAATGGCTGGACATCTCGGGACTGGGGCCAAAGAATATTGCTAAAATCCACAAAGAGCTGGGCATCTCCGAATTGGAGGAACTTAAGGAAGCCTGTGAAGACGGACGGGTAGCTTCTCTCGACGGACTGGGAGAAAAGTCGGCACAAAAGATACTAAAATCCATTGAGTGGATGCAGCAGTTTGATAAGCGCTGCCGCCTGGATGAGGCCGTGGAAATTGCCGATCCCATGTATAACTTCCTCAGGGATCAGGAAGGGGTTGAAGCGATAGAAGTCGCCGGTTCGCTGCGGCGTTCCAAGGAGACCATCGGAGATGTTGATATCCTAATCGGGGCTGAGGAAAAATATATTAAAGACCTTTTTGATACTTTTGTGGGTCACGACCTGGTGGTAGAGGTACTTGGCCGCGGGGACACGAAAAGTTCTATCCGTACTAAAGACGGCAGGCAAGTAGACCTTCGTATCGTCAGTCCGGATCAGTTTCCCGCAGCACTGATGTACTTTACCGGCAGCAAGGAGCATAATGTGGTGCTGCGTCAGCGGGCCCGCGAGCGGGGGCTCTCACTCAATGAATATGGCCTTTTTGAACTAAATGAGGAGGGCGATACAGATTTTAACGAACCTATTGACTATTCTTCCGAAACAGATATCTACCAAAAGCTGGATCTGCATTTCATCCCTCCCGAGCTCCGGGAAGATCGCGGGGAGATCTCTTTCTTTGAGCAACATGAAGAGATGGATCTGGTAACCACGGAAGACATCCAGGGAGTCATACACGCACACAGCACCTGGAGCGACGGCAAGTACTCTATCCGCCAGATGGCCGAAGGCTGTATTGAACGCGGATATACCTACCTGGGAATTTCCGATCACTCCCAGACAGCAGCCTATGCCGGGGGACTTTCACCCGACGAAGTAAAGCAACAGTGGGAGGAAATCGATCGCCTGAACGAGGAGTTCCTGGAAGAGGGAACTGACTTCCATATCTTCAAAGGCATTGAGTCAGATATCCTGAGCGACGGCAGTCTTGACTATGAGGATAGCCTGCTGGAGGGCTTCGACTTTGTTATTGCCAGCGTACATTCGGGGTTGGGAATGGACCGAGAAAAAATGATGGAGCGCTTTCGTAATGCTATCAAACATCCCGCTACCCGTATTGTAGGTCATCCAACGGGACGTTTGCTGCTTAAACGCGACGGGAGCGATCTCAATATGAATGAACTTATTGAACTGGCAGCCAAACATAATACGGCCATTGAAATCAATGCCAACCCCCATCGATTGGATTTGGACTGGCGGCACGGTAATAAAGCGCGCGAAACGTTACTGATGTCTTCTATTAATCCTGATGCCCATTCCATCGACGGTATAGATCACATCCCCTATGGGGTACGTATTGCCCGAAAAGGAAAATTTGAAAAAGAACGCATCCTCAATACAAAGTCGGTTGAAGAATTCCGGAAGTGGCTTGTCGGAACATAA